From the genome of Cololabis saira isolate AMF1-May2022 chromosome 4, fColSai1.1, whole genome shotgun sequence:
ttggatgatggtggaggaAAGACTAGCATGCAGCcttattatgtttttgttttttttttaatatctgtaTATTACGCAAACCTGGCTTCTTCTTTATGCAACTTCTACCAACAAATAATAGACACAGCTATGATACCAGAATGGCCCTAGCTaatcacttttctctgcctAGGCCCAGAACCAATGCattgaaaaaaacagtaatgtataGAGCAGTCACACACTGGAACCATCTCCCCCCATGTATAGTTGCAATAAACAAGgtgtcaggttttaaaaggagactgaaacagctgtggttcagaaggaagttatgatcggtcctaggtatatattgtgattattgtgcAAATTGTAAGCATATTATAaattctcatctcatctcatctcatcttctcccgctttatccgttcccgggtcgcgggggcagcagcctcagcataTTATAAATtcaatagtaaatatattctaaatcactgtaggttatgagtgtgtatatatagtatagtagtatgagtatattataatggatgagtatattatgatatatagtatatttatactactataagtagaggtatgggtatattataaattatagagtcgttgcaaactatttttgctcaaagtggatacagatctggtgatagtaaCAAATATTGTTAAGATGTGGATAGTTTTGCttggttacttaatcttttattttttgtttcaattCATTATTTTCAGGAATTctagtgaatgtttttcaccctttttgagttgtgttattatattattgtaatctttgtatgtctatgtgtggaccccaggaagaatagcctTCCgatggtgaagactaatggggatcctttttaaataaacaaataaactaagGAAACAATCTGTCTTTCTCCAGGGAGAAGACTCCGATGAAGAAGACTTGTTTGCTATCAGTGACAAATGGACCTTTGAGTGGAGCAGCCGGCGTTGGTCCAGGCTGCAGGACATTGACTGCTTGCTTCAAACCCCCGGAGAGGGCAAGACCTTCAGGGACGGCGTGCCTCTGAGAGCCACCACCAGCAGCGAGAGTGTTTTGACGGACCTCAGCGAGCCAGAGGTGTCTTCGTTGCACAGTGAGAGCAGCGGGGGCAGCGTCCACAGGGGAGTCAGCGCCGAGGACTCTGACTGCTCCAACCGAACCTGCTCAGATTCGACAGCGATGCCCGACTCCACGTCTGTCTCAATGCTGCATGCCCCCACAAAATTTTCTCACTACGGTTCTTCGCCCAATAAACATGGGAAGACGAGCGGTATCCGTGCCAAAGACTTCCTGAGGCGCATGGAGGCCCTCCGGTCCCGAGGAACCCTGGGAAGGGCTAATAACAATAAGACGCTGGTCATCAGTCCGCCTGTGTTGCAGCAGGAGGCCCAGGCGCTGAAGACATTGCGGTGTGTCGAGATCATAAACGGAGATGGCGGCGGTCCAGAACCAGCACCCAGCAAACTTCTCCCCCCCCAGTCCAGCAGTGAGGGCAGCAGTCACTCCAGCGGCAGCACGGTCAGCACACCCAGCCTGAAGGAACGAAAGCCCCACCGAGCCGACTACAAGCGCAGCGGCATGTATCTGGAGGACATAGACATCTTCTCAGGCAACCAAATGAACAAAGTCACGGAACAAaactgcagaaatgaattttgcTCTTACGAAGACTTGGTGGTCCACATTCCCAAAGACCACAAGCCGGGAACGTTCCCCAAAGCACTGTCCATAGAAAGCTTGTCCCCGACCAATGGAGCCTCCATTAACTGGCACACTGGCAGCATGCATCTGGACTCGCCGCTCATTTCCTGCAGGAGGGATTCCAGGCCGGTCACCCAATGCTGCTCCAGAGGCAGCCGGATCAGCGTGTACGATAACGTTCCAGGTTCACATCTGTACGCCAGCACCGGAGACCTAATAGACCTGGAGAAGGAGGATCTGTTTCCCCACCTGGATGACATACTGCTTCACGTGAATGGCCTGCAGCAGATAGTGGACCACTGgtcaaaaaatgttttacccGGAGGAGAAGGGCCGCCCGGCAAAGCGAAGGGCGAGAAGGAAGACACGGTCGACCTCCAGTCTTCCAGTCAGATCACGTTGGACTTTGAGGGAAACTCGGTTGCCGAAAGCCAGACGGCACAGAGCGACGGAGACAGAGACAAATCATCACTAGCTGAGACGGACTCTACGAGGCTCAGGGAAAGAAGGGACTCGGGAGTCGGTGCCTCACTTACAAGACCCAATAGGTAAGACTTAGGGAAGCTTTAAAGGATCAGTGCGAATGAAGTATTTGGAAAAAACGCGTACTTTTTgtctataaacaaaaacataaaaccttgtttcttttctctcaTGGCATTAGGTTACGATGGCCCAGTTTTCAGATATCCAATCGCATCAGTCACTCAGTGGCATCCCTGCAGATAACAAACCAGTCAGCAGGCCAGCTGAGTTTGTTACAGAAGTTTTCTCTGTTGCGCCTCACTGCAATTATGGAGAAGTACTCTATGTCAAACAAGCACGGCTGGACTTGGTAAGTCTCATTTACCCCTCCAATTTGCATTGTTGGGTCTGGTGTCTTTCAGCTTCTTCTTCACAATACCCCACACATTCTCTATGGGGTTCAGGTCAGGGGAATTGGCAGGCCAATCGAGGACAGTAATGCCATGGTCAGTACACCATTTACTGGTGGTTTTGGCACTGTGGGCAGGTGCCAGATCATGCTGGAAAATGAAATCATCATCTCCATAGAGCTTTTCAGCAGACAGAAGCATGTAGTGCTCTAAAATCTCTTGGTACACAGCTGCATTTACTCTGGACTTGATGAAACACAGTggaccaacaccagcaccaccTGTGGGAACTTCACACTGGATTTCAAGGAACTTGGATTTTGCTCCTCTCCAGCCTTTCTCCAGACTCTGGCAACTTGGCTTccaaatgaaatacaaaacTAGCTTTCGTCTGAAAAGAGGACTTTGGACCACTCTGCAACTGTCCAGTGCTTCTTTTCCATAGCccaagttagggctgggcgatatggaccaaaagtcatatctcgatattttctagctaaatggcgatactcgatatatatcgatatttttactgtgacataattggggtttcccccaaagcattatagcatagcatctctgttagcttcatttttttctgaggcaaacccttaaaaaaatagtcagttttaatacaaagcctcgtgccaaatgtcacacaggtacatttattaacagaggtctgcacaatatcaaaatgtataaaacaaatgaaataaaaataaactgcctgcatatatagaataaaaatgcttcttgaataaaataaaacaaatatccctttcctgcataacaattaaattaaaatacactgtgcaattaatacaatgtagacagtaacaggcagacttttccactgaggttgacagttgtgcaaataacaaaacatttgggcaaatctcaaataaaacattcaagtcaatttgtcacaaaataagttatatcaaaatcataattttttttttttttttaaatcgatataaacgatattgtctcgtaccatatcgcatttgaaaatatatcgatatatattaaaatctcgatatatcgcccagccctagcccaAGTCAGACGCTTCTTCCGTTGTCTTGAGTTCAGAAGGGGCTTGACCATGGGAATACGGCTATTGTAGCCCATTTCCCAGACACGTCTGTGAACAGTGGATTTTGATACCTGGACTCCAGCTTCAGTCCACTGTCTTTGAAGCTCCCCCAAATTCTGGAAGCGACTCTTCTTCACAATGCTGTTGAGGCTGCGGTCATCTCTCTTGGTTGTGCAGCGTTTCCTGCCACATTTCCCCCTTCATACAGACTTTTTGTGGATGTGCTTTGAAACTGCACTCTGTGAAGAGCTTGCTCTTTGagaaatgtctttttgtgtCTTACCCTCCTGATGGAGGTCAATGATGGTCCTCTGGACAGCAGTCAGACCAGCAGTCTTCCCCATACTTGTGATTTAGTTTACTGAACCAAGCTGAGTGTTTTTCAAGGCTCAGGAAACCCTTGCAGGTGTTTCGAGTTAATTAGATGATTCAAATGATTAGTTGAATACCCGACTAGTATACTTTTTCatgatattctaatattttgagataggatatttgagttttcttaagctgtaagccataatcagcaatattaaaataataaaaggcttgcaatatttcagttgatttgtaatgaatccagaatgtatgacatttttgttttttttaattgcattacagaaaataatgaactttatcataatattctaattttctgagacagtcctgtagatcatTGATAACATCTGTTATTATAACATTTTCTTCATGGTCGTCATTAGTCGCAGGTGTGTGAAGGAACCTGTATCCGTGTATATATAGTGTTTAGATGTTGCACAGCCAATCTCATGGTACCATTTTGAGAAAATGACACTAAAGCTACGGCGTTGAACTGAATGTCTTTGAGCTGCTAACCATTGTATCGATTCCTTTTCCAGGTCTGTGCCAAAATTTATGAAGAGAATGAAGGTACCAGACTATAAGGATAAGAATGTATTCGGAGTGCCGCTCATCGTGCATGTGCAGCGCTCCGGACAGCCCTTGCCTCTTGGCCTGCAGCAGGCCCTGCGATATCTGAGGAGCCAGTGTCTCGACCAGGTCAGTACCAGCTCAGCATCTGAACCTTAGTAAGAACATTGATTTTAACATGCACAACAATAGGTGAGGTTTTTCCGTGCTGGTTTTCATTAGTTTATAACATCAAAGCGGTGTACAGCACGAATAGAAGTTCCTCTCAGATTTCAAGCTGACCTGAACGTGTCTGGTTTCCAGGTGGGTCTGTTTCGTAAATCAGGGGTGAAGTCCCGAATTCAGGCTTTGAggcaaatgaatgaaaactCTCCAGACAATGTGAACTACGAGGATCAGTCTGCCTACGATGTGGCCGACATGGTGAAGCAATTTTTCAGGGATTTACCTGAGCCCCTGCTCACCAGCAAGCTGGGGGAGACCTTCCTCCACATCTACCAGTGTAAGTGCAGAAATCCCGGCTTGTTGTTTCACCAGGTCAcgttttaatttgatttctcCCACCTGTTTAAAATCGGTAGGATGTTATCAAATTGCCTCGTGGagcaaaaatgattttaaaaaatcctatctttcaCATGTGTAGATGTGCCAAAGGACCAAAGGTTGCAAGCTGTTCAAGCAGCAATTATGTTAATGTCGGATGAAAACCGAGAGGTGCTGCAGACgctcctctgtttcctcagtgATGTCACTTCCTCCGTGGAGGAGAATCAGATGACGCCTATGAACATTGCCGTGTGCCTGGCCCCCTCCCTCTTCCACCTCAACATACTGAAGAAGGACAATCTCTCACCAAAGTaatccattttctttttctcctgccaGATTTAACTTCTGGTTTCCTGCCAGTTTctctgacttaaaaaaaaaaaatcaaaaaaatcatTAGACTTGCTTCAATTCTATTAACTTCGATGTGATTATGTTTGCCTTTGACGCCATAAAGCTAGGCATAAAATGGGTTACAGATTTTACCCAGCCCCCAGGGGTGCTGTAGATTACTCTCTCTTTGGGCCGGTTTTAAAAGGGCATGACTCTTTTTTTacacttaaatgttttatgAGATCATGCTGCGTTCAGACAAAGCAGAGCTCCTTAATTTACCATGTTGAAATTGTTGCTAAAAGGATCAAAAGAGTTCCCTGCCAAGCGGAAGAAGGGTTTATATACTTAGTTTAATGGAGATGTTGACTCGAAGATTCTGCTTGCCTAATCAGTCTCCTCTCACCATAATCTCCAGGGCCATGCAGAAGAAGTACGCCACAGGCAGACCAGACCAGAAGGATCTGAATGAAAACTTGGCAGCGACGCAGGGTCTCGCTCATATGATCATAGAGTGCAATCGTCTCTTTGAGGTAGAATCTGCCATGCTGCAAGAATTTCACGCCTGGATGCAATATCTGCTCCAGCTTATATTTGCATTGGGTCTAAcctaattcctttttttttttatcccccacACCCACCAGATTCCTCATGAGATGGTTTCTCAGTCGCGCAATTCCTACGTGGAGGCCGACTTGCATGCACCAACGATTGGTGAACTGTGCAAACAGCTAGAGGAAGATGATGGAACGTACCAAACACATATGGAGGGGAGACTTCAGAACCTGCTGAAAGAGGCTCGGGAAAAGTCCAAATCCTGGGTGTCGTGCAGCAGCTCCGACAACACGGAACTGAACTACAAGAAGGTCGGTGTTGAAAATCATGGAGCATGGATCTTAAGAGGGAGCGGTGGTGGCGTGAATGTTGACGTTTTGTACGACGTCCAGGTGGGAGATGGGAACCCTTTGAGACGTTGGAGAGTGTCCGTGGAGGTGGAGGCGCCGCCGTCCGTCGTGTTGAACCGGGTGCTGCGAGAGCGCCACCTGTGGGATATAGACCTGCTCCAGTGGAAAGTATTGGAGACGCTGGACAAACGGACAGAGGTGTTTCAGTATGTCCTCAACAGCATGCCACCTCATCCCAGCAGGGACGTTGTCATTCTCAGGTTAGTGGTGATAACGAACAAAACACTGAGAacatttgattatttatttttaataactggctataagtgggttttttttttagatactcaaatgcatttttttccccaaggTCTTGGAGGACAGACTTGCCCAAAGGTGCTTGCTCCCTGGTTTCCGTGTCCATTGAGCATGAGGACTGTTCTCCTAAAGGAGGGGTACGAGCCATAGTCCTGGAGTCCAGCTATCTGCTTGAACCTTGTGGCTCAGGAAAGTCCAGACTTACTCACATCTGCAGAGTGGACATGAAGTAAGTcttcaaagaaacacattttagGATTTCCCTACTAactccaaaaaaaacaacttttcttATTTACTGAAAGAGACTTATTTATAAAAGAAACCTCGATGATTATTCTGTATGAATTCAGCATTTCCAGGATCTGCATGAGATGCTTCTTATAAATGTTTACTGTTCTGACTTCAGGGGAAGGACTCCAGATTGGTACAACAAAGCATTTGGTCATCTTTGTGCTGCAGAAGCTGCCCGAATCCGCAACTCCTTTCAGCCGCTAATCGCCGATGGCCCAGAGACCAAAATCTGAAGTCTGTTCAGCTTTGACATCAAGATTGAGCCTTTGAGTCGCTGctgacaggcagacacaaaaaaacataaacaggacCCCAGAACTTAAGCACAGTatattgtttttgtgtgtgtgtgtgtgtgtgtgtgtgtgtgcgtgtgtgtgtgcgtgcgtgcgtgcatgtgtgtgttttttgtacaAATGCTCTGAATATAATTTCAAGCCTCTGTGTACTTGCACAATGACAAAAAGAGGATGTTTTATAGGTGCTGAGCATAATTATTCATTGGAAAATTAATCATCCTGCCAGTGTCCTTGacattatgattttatttacCTATGATGTTGCTAAACTTATATGTCAGAATAATTAtcttttaataatattattgcgTTATTGCTACTATCATTTACAATGTCTAGGACATTCAAGCTCTTAAATGCTTCTGAGAAGCATGTATGTTATTCTTTTCAGATTTAAAGCTATAATTATTACGATGTACACTCAAGTGTCTgtatatagatgtgtgtgtgaatatgctGCAAGTGAACACAAACTGTATATGTTGTACATATGTGAAGGGTAAAAGTGCATATGTTAATTTCCTATATATTGATTGTTTAACTGTGCCAACCATCCTCTAATACACATGGTACAAGATTGTAAGCTGGTTTTACTCTTCCTCAGTATTGACATTTTTGAAATGGGTGTAATTTTATTAAACTTTGACCTCCAGTGGTTGTGGAGTGACTTAAGGTCTGACTCGATCATACCTGCTTTAGGGTACTATATTATACAGTCAGGTACAAGAGacgttttttaaataaacttaaaaaaaaaaattaaacatttttgtgatgtttttaattcatttacAACATCGGGAATAAGTAAATATCCTGTGGCTGGCATCTGCCGTTCCTCGAAGAACACAGTATTTATCATGAACAGTCACATCTACAACACTGGAAACACTCAGGGTTGTGTGTGCAGCCTCCTCCTGTTTACTCTGTACTCCTGAACTCACAGGGGGAAACTTCCATTATCAGGTTTGTTAACAGCACCGTCATTTCAGGAGTTAAAAGCAATGATTGCACTTCATATTGAGTGGGAATCAACTATTTTGTTCTGGAAAAATGGACAAAGATACGCACATCTGCACATTTCTggagcatatttgaaatatttaaaCTTTCAGATAATCGCTATAAATGAGAGATCATCTGAGATATCCATTATGGTAAATTCTCAGTGTTGGTTTAAATAACAATGATACAATTTTTAATTAAATCCATTGATCTATTCGCTCTCTCAGGCAATACATGACTACGGTGACGCACAACGACCTTCTCTTTGCTCTGGTGTTAGAGCGACCTCTGCTGGCCACTTGAGGGAGACATGATTGCAGTTGTCCACAAGTAAAGAGTTTCATCATTTTCTTCTTGAAAGCGATTCCGTAGTTACCACTGGGTCTCTGTTCTGGCCTTAGGCCTTTGTCTTATAAATTCATAGTAAGTGAAAAACTCCTGAGCCTGGTTGACCGGCGTTTTTGTCCACTAGAAGGCTCTTTCTTATCAATTGTTTACACTGTAGAAACATTTAATCTCCTCTGAAGACAttacattgtttttgtttttgtttttccacatgTGTTTGAGTGATTTTATATGGTACAAGCTAATATTATAATGGGGGGAAATGTGCATGGCCATTGCAGTTACACTGTTGCAGTATTTACTTCAGTATTGAGAGATGTACAACAAAATGCTCCTATTTGACCTTAGCTTTAAGATACATTCATgactttaaaattatttttatttggaatTTTGTTAAATTGAAATTGTTGAGATTAAAACATGAAGACATTTCAATGgattactatatatatatatatatatatatatatatatatatctcaggTAGAGAGAGTTTATAGTTATGTTactgctatttttctttttattattttggtatttttttctcttgctgCTTTTGTAACACAAAAATGTCTCCACTGTgagatgaataaatacatttttattctaattcttactaaccaaaaaccaaaaaaacaagaTGATGAGATTCTGTTCTGTAACACCCAACACAATTTGTCACtacataaaaaaatgacaaatattTGAGTTTAGTCCTTGATTCTGAATGCATCAATGATTTGATGCAGTTCACTGGCAGCGTTCCATATTCTGACCTGATGAGAGAACAATAAGCTTCTTAATAGTAATACAGTGGCACATTTGATAAACAAAATTACACAAGAGAAGACTAATTTCTTTATACTAATTTCAATACAGACTCTAGGTTACCATTATAATTTTGCTTTTAGCAATTCAAGTATATAAAACTGCAAGAAACCCTTAAAATGCATAAGACCACAGTGAATTACAAATACAACATTACAAGATGTTATTTATACGAGAAGCTCAAATAAGCAGAACATCAAATATTAACTGCaaaataaatcaggcttcaaagCTTGACATCCCTTTGACGTGTTCTTAAACCATGCTGACACAGATCGACTTAACAAGGTCATTAAATGCATACTCAGCTTCCGGCAGCGAGTGGGAATGATGGACAGGATTGTCAGTCTCCTTTTATGTAACAAGCCTTCTCAAAgttaaaagaaacattttacacaattttttttcagaaatctGCATCATTTCTTGATGTCTTAGTGGGATgcttatgtttttgtttgtttcagtcTAAATACCAGCTGACACAGTTCCCTTTTCAATCACATCTTTCCATTTCTTCTCATAAGAGTCAGATAAACTactctgctgctgaaaagtccagcAGGTTATGTCTCTCATTTCTGTAAAAAAATGTTAGATGAAGTCATGGTCATGGTCAGGGTGTGTAATTTCTGTCGTAATATTTTCTGAATAACTGctgaaaactttttttatttaacaactCACCATTCTGGCTTTTCAAAACACCCCTAAAAAAAAAGCGGACAAAGAAAAATGGAACACTAAAAACGTAAATAATGAAAAAGTAGAAACAGCTCAGGATTTTACGAGAGCTGGAATTCTTTGAGGTATGCTCTtcattacaggaaaaaaaaagttaggttACAACTTTCATCTATCAGGTTTACAACTTTCATCAATCAGGTCACAACTTTCCCAGAGGTGACAGATCAGCTTTACAGCATGGAGCCACGGAGCCCACCTCCATTTCTACCTTATACACAGTTGCATTGGATCATAACCGTTCATGTCAATATATCAATATGTCTTctctaaataaaatatttaatgtTCTGTTGATGTGGCAGAATACACTTTTATCCAGAGCAATGATTTTATGATTCATTACTGACCCTACTTGTATTTGATGAAATGGAAAACGTGTCACTACGTAACACCAGTGACTACTTAAATGCGCTTATTTCCTGCAGGTAATCATCTTTATTTGTGTTGTGCTTGAACATGAACCACACAAACAACCCAGAATCATCTCTTTGCCCAGTGCAGAGTCATGATTCATCACATAATATCACATTCATCCAATCATCCACAGTCCATCTGTGCTTCTCATTCTGTTTTCCTCTATTTAAACGATGGTTCATGGTTGGATTTTATGTAGACAAATAATTTCTCCTTCAGTATATTTCTTAGACAAGAATCACCATTACAAACACTGATCCctgtttcttctttctttaattttgtattttctgtttttgaggCACTTGCTTTAAGGTTCTGTCCTGGTCGCTCCCTCGGTCCTTAAACCTGCGACTTTCCATTCTGTAACCTTCCATTTTGCCTGTACCAACTGTAAACGGTCCAAATGTTAGACACTGTTGCTGGGGAGCAACTAACATCTTTTCACCACAGCCTGTGTTGAATTACCTTCTTGAAGTCCTGTAATCCTTTCCATTGCACAGCACAGTAGAAATTGGCTATGTCAGTCCTTCCGAACCACTAACTGTACTGGACTTTAAAATTTAACATGCTCAGTGAACACTGTAAAGTCTGAGATGTAGGTCCCGGATTTCTTTCTtgcttgctttctttttttatttaacatttctccCAGCAATACATGGTCTGACCTCAGGGAAACGTTGCTGGGATACACACTCCTGGGAAAATTGGGAACTGCCTTGAAAGCTATCCATGTGTGAATAATCATCCCCACTGTGGAACGTTGAACTCCAAATCGTTTGGAAATTGATTTCTAACCTTTTCCAGATTGATTTGCAGCAACCATTACTTCTCTAAGACCATTACTTACGTCTTTCTCTCGTGGCGTTGTGTTAACACTTACCTGACTGCTCCAGACCATCTCTGAGCTCTGCACACCTGCCAatggcctaaaaacattactgaagcgtattcttaaattaaatacttacctgctgtactctactgccacCGGACCACCCGGACTGCAGCGACCTGTATCCTGGATCCACGGTCAGGGCGGCCGGGCAGCGCAGCGCGGTGCAGACAGGGGGCTGCAGACATAgtccagagcccaaaatttcacttgtcagtacgactcaaggtgacaaaacttacatatgatttttgaaaagatccacgtctatagattatattttggtatgataacccttcctgagtggcagctgtatcatagttatcagctcatgaagttacccctTCAAAAAATTACATTT
Proteins encoded in this window:
- the stard13b gene encoding stAR-related lipid transfer protein 13 isoform X3; the protein is MLLKRDSESPLVKSPWSESMSQLMWKLDQLNQEIEEALSASSSPSDTPCTTRKKQCGAVPKFALNQTLNDEALQRPDGGECQSRDRSSAPHSFSSGTRARTKKTMFNKMTSPADAEIEAKEACDWLRAAGFPQYAQLFEDSQFPIDIIPVKRDHDFLDKDLVEPLCRRLNTLNKCASMKLDVNLPKKKGEDSDEEDLFAISDKWTFEWSSRRWSRLQDIDCLLQTPGEGKTFRDGVPLRATTSSESVLTDLSEPEVSSLHSESSGGSVHRGVSAEDSDCSNRTCSDSTAMPDSTSVSMLHAPTKFSHYGSSPNKHGKTSGIRAKDFLRRMEALRSRGTLGRANNNKTLVISPPVLQQEAQALKTLRCVEIINGDGGGPEPAPSKLLPPQSSSEGSSHSSGSTVSTPSLKERKPHRADYKRSGMYLEDIDIFSGNQMNKVTEQNCRNEFCSYEDLVVHIPKDHKPGTFPKALSIESLSPTNGASINWHTGSMHLDSPLISCRRDSRPVTQCCSRGSRISVYDNVPGSHLYASTGDLIDLEKEDLFPHLDDILLHVNGLQQIVDHWSKNVLPGGEGPPGKAKGEKEDTVDLQSSSQITLDFEGNSVAESQTAQSDGDRDKSSLAETDSTRLRERRDSGVGASLTRPNRLRWPSFQISNRISHSVASLQITNQSAGQLSLLQKFSLLRLTAIMEKYSMSNKHGWTWSVPKFMKRMKVPDYKDKNVFGVPLIVHVQRSGQPLPLGLQQALRYLRSQCLDQVGLFRKSGVKSRIQALRQMNENSPDNVNYEDQSAYDVADMVKQFFRDLPEPLLTSKLGETFLHIYQYVPKDQRLQAVQAAIMLMSDENREVLQTLLCFLSDVTSSVEENQMTPMNIAVCLAPSLFHLNILKKDNLSPKAMQKKYATGRPDQKDLNENLAATQGLAHMIIECNRLFEIPHEMVSQSRNSYVEADLHAPTIGELCKQLEEDDGTYQTHMEGRLQNLLKEAREKSKSWVSCSSSDNTELNYKKVGDGNPLRRWRVSVEVEAPPSVVLNRVLRERHLWDIDLLQWKVLETLDKRTEVFQYVLNSMPPHPSRDVVILRSWRTDLPKGACSLVSVSIEHEDCSPKGGVRAIVLESSYLLEPCGSGKSRLTHICRVDMKGRTPDWYNKAFGHLCAAEAARIRNSFQPLIADGPETKI
- the stard13b gene encoding stAR-related lipid transfer protein 13 isoform X5, with protein sequence MTSRRNSAKLKLRRSFSEQLRSSTSKAWDLLWRNVRERRLAEIEAKEACDWLRAAGFPQYAQLFEDSQFPIDIIPVKRDHDFLDKDLVEPLCRRLNTLNKCASMKLDVNLPKKKGEDSDEEDLFAISDKWTFEWSSRRWSRLQDIDCLLQTPGEGKTFRDGVPLRATTSSESVLTDLSEPEVSSLHSESSGGSVHRGVSAEDSDCSNRTCSDSTAMPDSTSVSMLHAPTKFSHYGSSPNKHGKTSGIRAKDFLRRMEALRSRGTLGRANNNKTLVISPPVLQQEAQALKTLRCVEIINGDGGGPEPAPSKLLPPQSSSEGSSHSSGSTVSTPSLKERKPHRADYKRSGMYLEDIDIFSGNQMNKVTEQNCRNEFCSYEDLVVHIPKDHKPGTFPKALSIESLSPTNGASINWHTGSMHLDSPLISCRRDSRPVTQCCSRGSRISVYDNVPGSHLYASTGDLIDLEKEDLFPHLDDILLHVNGLQQIVDHWSKNVLPGGEGPPGKAKGEKEDTVDLQSSSQITLDFEGNSVAESQTAQSDGDRDKSSLAETDSTRLRERRDSGVGASLTRPNRLRWPSFQISNRISHSVASLQITNQSAGQLSLLQKFSLLRLTAIMEKYSMSNKHGWTWSVPKFMKRMKVPDYKDKNVFGVPLIVHVQRSGQPLPLGLQQALRYLRSQCLDQVGLFRKSGVKSRIQALRQMNENSPDNVNYEDQSAYDVADMVKQFFRDLPEPLLTSKLGETFLHIYQYVPKDQRLQAVQAAIMLMSDENREVLQTLLCFLSDVTSSVEENQMTPMNIAVCLAPSLFHLNILKKDNLSPKAMQKKYATGRPDQKDLNENLAATQGLAHMIIECNRLFEIPHEMVSQSRNSYVEADLHAPTIGELCKQLEEDDGTYQTHMEGRLQNLLKEAREKSKSWVSCSSSDNTELNYKKVGDGNPLRRWRVSVEVEAPPSVVLNRVLRERHLWDIDLLQWKVLETLDKRTEVFQYVLNSMPPHPSRDVVILRSWRTDLPKGACSLVSVSIEHEDCSPKGGVRAIVLESSYLLEPCGSGKSRLTHICRVDMKGRTPDWYNKAFGHLCAAEAARIRNSFQPLIADGPETKI
- the stard13b gene encoding stAR-related lipid transfer protein 13 isoform X4, with amino-acid sequence MFRELPESTGSECLGSMTPETQDIYLRMDHHRRRSGYRLGRIIARQQLLKRIAGEIEAKEACDWLRAAGFPQYAQLFEDSQFPIDIIPVKRDHDFLDKDLVEPLCRRLNTLNKCASMKLDVNLPKKKGEDSDEEDLFAISDKWTFEWSSRRWSRLQDIDCLLQTPGEGKTFRDGVPLRATTSSESVLTDLSEPEVSSLHSESSGGSVHRGVSAEDSDCSNRTCSDSTAMPDSTSVSMLHAPTKFSHYGSSPNKHGKTSGIRAKDFLRRMEALRSRGTLGRANNNKTLVISPPVLQQEAQALKTLRCVEIINGDGGGPEPAPSKLLPPQSSSEGSSHSSGSTVSTPSLKERKPHRADYKRSGMYLEDIDIFSGNQMNKVTEQNCRNEFCSYEDLVVHIPKDHKPGTFPKALSIESLSPTNGASINWHTGSMHLDSPLISCRRDSRPVTQCCSRGSRISVYDNVPGSHLYASTGDLIDLEKEDLFPHLDDILLHVNGLQQIVDHWSKNVLPGGEGPPGKAKGEKEDTVDLQSSSQITLDFEGNSVAESQTAQSDGDRDKSSLAETDSTRLRERRDSGVGASLTRPNRLRWPSFQISNRISHSVASLQITNQSAGQLSLLQKFSLLRLTAIMEKYSMSNKHGWTWSVPKFMKRMKVPDYKDKNVFGVPLIVHVQRSGQPLPLGLQQALRYLRSQCLDQVGLFRKSGVKSRIQALRQMNENSPDNVNYEDQSAYDVADMVKQFFRDLPEPLLTSKLGETFLHIYQYVPKDQRLQAVQAAIMLMSDENREVLQTLLCFLSDVTSSVEENQMTPMNIAVCLAPSLFHLNILKKDNLSPKAMQKKYATGRPDQKDLNENLAATQGLAHMIIECNRLFEIPHEMVSQSRNSYVEADLHAPTIGELCKQLEEDDGTYQTHMEGRLQNLLKEAREKSKSWVSCSSSDNTELNYKKVGDGNPLRRWRVSVEVEAPPSVVLNRVLRERHLWDIDLLQWKVLETLDKRTEVFQYVLNSMPPHPSRDVVILRSWRTDLPKGACSLVSVSIEHEDCSPKGGVRAIVLESSYLLEPCGSGKSRLTHICRVDMKGRTPDWYNKAFGHLCAAEAARIRNSFQPLIADGPETKI